In Chelmon rostratus isolate fCheRos1 chromosome 4, fCheRos1.pri, whole genome shotgun sequence, a genomic segment contains:
- the jun gene encoding transcription factor AP-1 isoform X2 translates to MTLNLSDPTGTLKPHLRAKASDILTSPDVGLLKLASPELERLIIQSSNGLITTTPTPTQFLCPKNVTDEQEGFAEGFVRALAELHHQHMPGTTNVSVTSAPQTSVNTALPPVSSVAGATVYNNNATMRSDSPVYEDLNTFNPAISTVSAPNYTTSAPTMSFPAAPPQLPIYGQPSSAQIPRLTALKEEPQIVPEMPGETPPLSPIDMESQERIKAERKRMRNRIAASKCRKRKLERISRLEDKVKTLKSQNSELASTANMLREQVAQLKQKVMNHVNSGCQLMLTQQLQTF, encoded by the coding sequence atgacaCTGAACCTCTCCGACCCGACGGGTACTCTGAAACCTCACCTCCGGGCCAAAGCCAGCGACATCCTCACCTCTCCCGATGTGGGCTTGCTGAAGCTGGCCTCCCCGGAGCTGGAGCGGCTCATCATCCAGTCCAGCAACGGACTCATCACCACCACGCCGACCCCGACCCAGTTCCTGTGCCCCAAGAATGTCACCGACGAGCAGGAGGGCTTCGCGGAGGGGTTTGTCCGAGCCCTGGCCGAGCTCCACCACCAGCACATGCCGGGCACAACTAACGTGAGCGTCACCTCGGCTCCCCAGACAAGTGTCAACACTGCCCTGCCGCCTGTGTCATCTGTTGCCGGTGCCACGGTTTACAACAACAACGCCACCATGCGCTCCGACTCGCCGGTTTATGAGGACTTGAACACCTTCAACCCGGCAATCAGCACCGTCTCGGCGCCGAATTACACCACCTCAGCCCCGACTATGTCCTTCCCTGCTGCCCCGCCTCAGCTCCCCATCTACGGGCAGCCATCCTCCGCCCAGATCCCCCGGCTCACGGCGCTCAAGGAGGAGCCCCAAATCGTGCCTGAGATGCCGGGGGagacccctcctctctccccaaTCGACATGGAGAGCCAGGAGCGCATCAAGGCCGAGAGAAAGCGGATGAGGAACCGCATCGCTGCCTCCAAATGCCggaagaggaagctggagcGAATCTCTAGGCTGGAGGACAAAGTGAAGACCCTCAAGTCCCAGAACTCGGAGCTCGCGTCCACCGCCAACATGCTGCGGGAGCAGGTGGCCCAGCTGAAGCAGAAGGTGATGAACCACGTCAACAGCGGGTGCCAGCTCATGTTAACGCAGCAGCTCCAGACCTTCTGA
- the jun gene encoding transcription factor AP-1 isoform X1 has product METTFYDDSLNAFSQHDNTGYGYSNTKALKHNMTLNLSDPTGTLKPHLRAKASDILTSPDVGLLKLASPELERLIIQSSNGLITTTPTPTQFLCPKNVTDEQEGFAEGFVRALAELHHQHMPGTTNVSVTSAPQTSVNTALPPVSSVAGATVYNNNATMRSDSPVYEDLNTFNPAISTVSAPNYTTSAPTMSFPAAPPQLPIYGQPSSAQIPRLTALKEEPQIVPEMPGETPPLSPIDMESQERIKAERKRMRNRIAASKCRKRKLERISRLEDKVKTLKSQNSELASTANMLREQVAQLKQKVMNHVNSGCQLMLTQQLQTF; this is encoded by the coding sequence ATGGAAACTACTTTCTATGACGACTCACTCAACGCTTTCTCCCAGCACGACAACACCGGCTACGGGTACAGCAACACCAAAGCgctgaaacacaacatgacaCTGAACCTCTCCGACCCGACGGGTACTCTGAAACCTCACCTCCGGGCCAAAGCCAGCGACATCCTCACCTCTCCCGATGTGGGCTTGCTGAAGCTGGCCTCCCCGGAGCTGGAGCGGCTCATCATCCAGTCCAGCAACGGACTCATCACCACCACGCCGACCCCGACCCAGTTCCTGTGCCCCAAGAATGTCACCGACGAGCAGGAGGGCTTCGCGGAGGGGTTTGTCCGAGCCCTGGCCGAGCTCCACCACCAGCACATGCCGGGCACAACTAACGTGAGCGTCACCTCGGCTCCCCAGACAAGTGTCAACACTGCCCTGCCGCCTGTGTCATCTGTTGCCGGTGCCACGGTTTACAACAACAACGCCACCATGCGCTCCGACTCGCCGGTTTATGAGGACTTGAACACCTTCAACCCGGCAATCAGCACCGTCTCGGCGCCGAATTACACCACCTCAGCCCCGACTATGTCCTTCCCTGCTGCCCCGCCTCAGCTCCCCATCTACGGGCAGCCATCCTCCGCCCAGATCCCCCGGCTCACGGCGCTCAAGGAGGAGCCCCAAATCGTGCCTGAGATGCCGGGGGagacccctcctctctccccaaTCGACATGGAGAGCCAGGAGCGCATCAAGGCCGAGAGAAAGCGGATGAGGAACCGCATCGCTGCCTCCAAATGCCggaagaggaagctggagcGAATCTCTAGGCTGGAGGACAAAGTGAAGACCCTCAAGTCCCAGAACTCGGAGCTCGCGTCCACCGCCAACATGCTGCGGGAGCAGGTGGCCCAGCTGAAGCAGAAGGTGATGAACCACGTCAACAGCGGGTGCCAGCTCATGTTAACGCAGCAGCTCCAGACCTTCTGA